The Anastrepha obliqua isolate idAnaObli1 chromosome 5, idAnaObli1_1.0, whole genome shotgun sequence DNA window caacatatatacatatgttaccGAGCTTACAACTGTACGTAATGTTTTGCAGTGTCGATGGTGTATGTTTAATCTGGCGGAAGTGGGGTGGCAAAAGTATACCAAGAGTATGTGGCaatgcttttatattaaaatactaGATAAAAAATGCAACTGGCCACACTCTCGTCAGGTTAAATTGGTGAATTAATTCGATGTTGGTGTTACCATAACcagcatttttaatttcaactagCGACcccatttttccttaaattcttTTTGCAAGAGACATTCTAAGAATCTTTGAATTTGAATATATCTGTTGTTTCTGGTAGTACTTTATATGATACAATAGTTATCATTGCTTAATGATGATTAGAAATGCTATTTTATAACCCTTTTTGAgcgcatattttttatatttttgaaacgaTTAATTACAGTTAACTGCTCAGATtaatacatacaagcatacagtATACATATGGctaaaattcaaatggaaagTTAAATTAGATAATACCTGGCTTAGAAGAATCCATAACGgaaataacttaattttttttttgcctgaaACCACAGAACTTTACTAATAACGATATTTGAGCGTATCGAAAAATTACGCAATACTCGTAGAATAATAGTAATTATCGCGGAGAACTGAGGCCCTGATGTAGGTGGAGGTGTTGCCTGAGTGGCATGGCTCAGACCCATTTAGcacaaaagttgaaattttaatacattaCTTGTTGAATCAATGCTTTTTAATCGTCGAAGCATCTTGATTTGATTATGAATCGCCCTGTGTCCTTTATTTTCTTTcctgcattttttttaagttaattatagAGAATTCCCCCAGAATTGTATGTTGGAGAGCAATAATTAATGTCAAATTTCATTGAAGGAATATTTCTTTtcatataacataaaatacatctaatatttctttttttttttagatttctgGCGATATTTCTTCGGTAGAAGTAGAGAGATGCTATCATGTAGAATCAACTATTCCAATTAAAACTGATACACAAGAAGATTATCTACTGCGATGGTTACTTAAGGAGCCACATGCCGAAATATCTTCATTACAGAACAAAAGCTTCTTTGTCAGCCAACCTCAAGCGTGGCTGATTGAAATAGGTCCGCGATTTAATTTCTCAACTGCTTTCTCTACCAATTGTGTCAATATATGTCGAAATGTTGGCTTGAGTCATGTAAATCGCTTAGAGATGTCCATCCGCTATCTCGTTAGGCTTAATTCAATACAGGTGCTGACAGAAAAATTGAGATCACAAATCGTGGATTTGTTTGGTGATCGCATGACCGAATGTGAATATACTAGCGAGAATTTaccaataaatagttttaatgaaCAGCTGCCGAAATGTGATAAGCCTTGGTATCACGTGCCCATTTTATCGGTTGGCCGACAAGCGCTGGAGAAGGTAAACTCGGAACTGGGCCTCGCATTTAGCGAATGGGATATGGATTATTATGCTCATCTTTTTAAGGAAGTTTTAAAACGAGATCCCACCACAGTGGAACTTTTCGACTGCGCTCAAAGCAATAGTGAGCATTCGCGTCATTGGTTTTTTCGTGGAAAGATGATCGTCGACGGAGAAGAAAAACCTGAgtctttaataaaaatgataatGAATACCCAAAATCATACCAATGCTAATAACACTATTAAATTCAGTGACAATAGTAGTGCCATACGCGGTTTTATACACAAATCAATACGGCCGAAAAAATGTGATATGCCCAGCTGCGTACACTTAGTAACCACTGAATCGGATTTGATTTTCACAGCAGAAACACATAACATGCCAACGGCAGTTGCGCCATTTAGTGGAGCTACCACTGGCACAGGTGGTCGCCTTAGGTAAgcactaatttttataaaattattgttttattattgcttatatgtattatattggtATTGTTACGAGGGTTgcgttttatattttgcgcccaataatgaaaacatagtattaaatagaaacctttacgccacagtttctgttttaattttgttataaattttctttattcaattattcgccattcgaaaaaaaaaatgtatttcagttcctctacgtatttcagcccatacctgccaagggaaaataaaaatgtatttccataaacatcacaaaaaaaaaaaaccattattaaccttaatccattttgctgccgttctaactggtggtcccaagcaattcagctccgttgtaaattcctcccatttttttgctgcttgtactttggtggaaatcccttttgcgaattgtggattctcttccattaatgcatcTAGCCTTTCtttttgctgtttggtactcacgactttcgacctgcataaaattaacaaaattagtatatatttattatctggttactataaaacaataaataatcgcaaacaacttacattttaacaagttttcccacaatacgctacacaatcgaaagcaaaattgcattcgactctaaattcggtatacaacgaaaatttcgacagcgttgcaccgctcataataccaaattgacattcgatcttcgacaaccaacgaatatcgaagatcgaatgcaactcataataggggccatagtaaaataattataaattattgcttttcaaaatattgtccttggaagtcaatacacttctgcattcgcttgaaccaattttcaaagcacattTGCCACTCAGAAATGGATACCTGctaaacgagctgtttaaacgTTAAcagtttcttatttttgatattcGGGAACGATCCGCCAATCATTAGGTGGCAAATCAAGGCTGTAGGGCGGATGACTCATTAATTCTCTTGAGTGCTCAAAAAGACTCTTGTATGAGCCGATAGTAAGAGCTCGCAATGTATTGGTGAAGCATGATTCGCATTCGGTAGTtgattttccttaattctacgaaaacttctggcaaagaAATTGTTGTGTACCACCAAGACTTGACTGTTTTAACTTTCTCTTGCGGTACAGTAGTAACGCATAGATCttgcaaagaatttttctatcgaaAGCTCCTAATAACCCCCCATCGATGTTCGTCAATGTCCAGGACTCCACGCCATATAGTAAGACCGGGAGGATGATTGATTGATAGAGGGTTTTTTCCGTACGTCGAGAAAGGACTCTGTTTTTCAGTAGCATCTGTTGGCAAGAGCTATTCTTCGCTGGATCTAATGGCTGACGTTGctgttggtgttaatgctggatcCTAGGTAGACAAAGCTCTTGACTACGCTTGATTCGTAATTGTCATTTGCAACCTGCTGCCCAATATGCGTAGACGTTTTGGTTGTTGACACAAGTTAACTTGACTTGCCCTTGAATCACAAATAACATCAAAAGCAAGTATCAATGACTGAAGGGTACGTCTGAAAGGAAGGGACCCCAGATATATTAGCATGCACTGATCACTGTAGGGTGTTAGTGGATCAGACAAAATGAAGAGGTTGCAGAGCGAATCGAATAAAATCCCGTTGTCTGTTGTCAATTATATTGGAATTAGAGGCATATATTGGGTTTCTAACCGAATACGTATGTTCGAGCTTAGAAATGCATATTAAAAAGgaacattaaatttaattttacgtttcTCAATAACAACGCCTTGGTGAACATATTGCAGCCGGGGTTTAGATGTAGTAGGCGCTGCATCACAGCATTTCTGAAAGTGGCGGATGATATAAGGCTCACCATTGACAAAAAGCATGCGGCCTTTCTTACTCTCCTTGACCATTCCAAAGCATTTGACTCTATAGATCATACACTTTTAACCTTGaagcttaaaaacttatttGGCTTTTCAACGTCGGCTTTAACTCTTATGGAAACATATCTTAGTGACCGATGGCCTGTGCTCCAAAGTGAAcagctacctcaccgacctttctcgctttttcactacgaggaatctccaactttcccccactaagtctacgccgaccctctttaccacctggaaaaaggaggtcaaactgcctttcaaggtaaaagtcgatgacacaccactTCCGACGGTATATTTTCttgtatattttcttatttgcatTACTAATTTACTATTAcataatattgtattatatttcacTTCTGTCATTATCATACTTTCGTCTATGTGTCAAAATTCACTGATATTTTGcacttatgtatatttttattatatcctTATATGTTATAGTATTTATGGGACATCAATATCGAATAATTAGgacttataaataatttattcatactCCTATTTGAgcattttaaatatgtacatacatatatttgaatgtCTATTGTAGGGATGTACAAGGTGTTGGGCGTGGTGGTGTGCCCATTGCTGGAACGGCTGGATATTGTGTTGGCTGCTTAAACATTCCAGGTTCGTACATACTTACGTTTATCTGCGgatagctgcagtatacaacaATGAATTGAGAAAACTGATAGTGTTTAGGGCGAATATGTTGTTATCACTTAGGGTTTATTGAGTTTAGATTATGCCTTTCTTCTTTTCACCCGGGTGTTGTCGCTAGGCGAATGCAAACACAAACGGTCGCAACCGGGTAAAAATTACCacataatacatatataggtgtataattaattaaatatttattttacgtagGGAGCGCGTCTTTTGTTTATATGCAGAAAGGTACTTGAAGCGGTAGGTCAcgatattttgtagaaaaaaagttagaagtGCTTTTATTACCTCTGTGGTAGTTTTTACCCAGTAGCGACGATCGCCGGGTTAAACACTCGTAATAGTAACGGCGCCAGCAATAGCTGAATGGGTGTGGTAGTGTTTGGGTTGGAAACCCGCTGggggcacgaaacaccaaaattatagaaaaggtgTCTTCTAATAAGAAGAAACCGTCTGCCACTTGGGGGTGGTATAACACTGTgcgtctctccatttgtggaacaacatccaacAAAGGATGTGTGCGCCAATGCATATATCCATGGACTAAGGCTTGCGTCTTTAAACGTTTTTGCGTCTCCTCAATTTGCGTCTTGGTGTTTTAATCGAACAGAGTTTAGCGTTATCTCTAATCAGCAGTtaacttttatgaaaaacttttttggcagaaatacactctcaGGTTTCGAAAAAAAGGTATCTCTAAAACttaatgaatgaaaaagaataaattattGTAAGTACAGACGAATGATTTGAGACTAAATGATTTTGGACAAATATACTTCTACTTGTTACCAGAGAATTTATTTGCCACCATCTTAAGGaagattgtatatatgtatatacatatctatataattggcgcttataccctttttgAGTTTATGGCCGAACTCCtgctcctatttatggtgtgcatcttgatgttttccataaaaggaggaacctacagttttacgccgccttTGAATGGCAGACGGTTTCTTTTAtatggagctttttcatggcaataaTACATTCGGAGGTCTTCCATTGTCTACCGAGAGGTGATTGCTAttggaaacaaattttctatcaattggtatTTTGTGGCCGGGGTTTCGATCCTGTgcccttccgaatggtagtcacgcaccaacccattcggctacggcggccaccatgGAAAGcatagttatttatttaatataagaaattctatatatttaatataataaagtttaaCGACTCATAGTTTAACGAATTTGAAGCacagataaattaaaatcaaatgggCAATCTACCCTCACTTCATAGGGTAGAAAATGATGAAACTATGATGAACTATGTCTTTATATAGTTAAAACATCACTTCATCATAGAATTtgtaattagttttaaaaacagTCAACTTGTATTTATGGCGTTTTATTTTCTCGCAATAATGTTGCATTTATTCTACTGTCGAATGTTCGTGCTCTTTTCTTAAAATGTTGTTCTCTGCGCGATGAAAATTGCATCCTTTTCTACCCCTATGAAGTGAGGGTGAGCATTGCCCAGCTGacagtttttccaaaataaatttgtcgCCGTGAGTTATCTGGTCGAAGAtctatttaaatatatgtatatatatatatacagaaaCCTATAAGGAAAACGGTTTATAAATGATCGTTAGAATACCTGGTAGGAGTTCACTTATACTTGTATgttcattgaatttatttttggtcGAAAATATAGCACACATTTTCGAGCAACTGCAAATTTGGGAATCCGGGATAAATTCCACTTTTACCAGGACAATAATCAAAAGCATTCTGCCCATGTTGTAAACGAGATTTTATTGAATAACTCAAGGTTCGTCCGAATGCCTCAATTCGCAAGCCTCAATGCCACAGAGAACTTGTgatatattttagaaataaatattggaaGGTATTTCACAAACTAACTACTaagattgccaaaaaaaaaactctcgcTATAAAAATGAGTCCCGGGTACATCGAAGAACTAGTCAAAACGATGCAAAGCCGTCCGAAAGAGGTTTCAAGCAAAAAGACAAACGAAACAAGTATTACTTTTgctcaactttaattttttttaatatatgattGTCACGGTGagccttatgtatgtatatctaattGTTCCTAACCTCAATTTAAATCTAATATTTGTTTGGTTTACTTCATTTGAGTTTCCTTTATTTGCTAATATCTATAAACTAATAAAAGGAATTTGCTTTaatgtgttttgtttatttttcgcaaatatattgaaatatatgATTTTAACTGGACTTACTGTACCTTGGACATTAAATTTTGGTTGACCGAATTTTTATATTGGTCCGTGATCAGTtgatattatttcttttttcattgcaTTGCTAATGTAAGCTTCGGCAATACtttatgtacataagtaataaaaatactaatttgTATCAATATGCATACGGAAATTATTTTCTGCGGTTAGCTTACATTTAGCGGGACGTGGCGTGGCATTTGTggatgaaacaaaatttttgtcgaAACCTTATATTCTATGAAACTTGCGTTTTTCCAAGGTAGGCGAACCTTAAAAAACTTGTAATATTCTTTGTACTATGTTCTGTTGATCTATGTTAGGAAACCTAATTTTAgagaaaaactttattatttgacAGCATTGCTTAATTATCCAAAATTCCGatgccaaattatctcaaatTCATAACATAACTTGCGCATTACTTACAAATATGCAGGTTATGCGCAACCTTACGAGCAGAAAAGCTTTGGATACCCTGCATCTTTTGCTAaaccacttaaaattttaattgaggcAAGTAATGGAGCATCGGATTACGGCAATAAGTTTGGTGAGCCTGTAATTGCTGGTTTCGCAATTTCCTATGGTCTTGAGGACTGTTGTGGTGAACGTCAAGAATATGTAAAACCTATTATGTTTAGTGGCGGTATGGGTATTATGGATTCAACAATGCGTCAAAAACTTGACCCAGAGAAAGGTAAGTCaataaacttacaaaaaaaagtagtcTTCAACTCCAGTTGTTCGTAGGAATGTTGTTGGTGAAAATAGGCGGACCAGTCTATCGAATAGGTGTTGGTGGCGGAGCTGCCAGTTCTGTAGAAGTGCAAGGCTCGAGTAGTTCTGATTTGGACTTTAATGCCGTTCAACGTGGTGATGCCGAAATGGAGAACAAATTAAATCGGGTTGTGCGTGCGTGCATAGAAATGGGAGAAGATAATCCGATACTAGCAATACACGACCaggtaaaatttgaatttcctaCTTGTACCtgattaatatgatataattttttatttagggtGCTGGCGGCAATGGTAATGTTTTAAAGGAATTGGTGGAACCTGGATTTGCAGGAGCTATAATATTTTCCAAGGAATTTCAATTGGGTGATCCTACCATCAATGCCTTAGAGTTATGGGGTGCAGAATATCAGGAGAACAATGCGCTAATTTGCAAGCCCGAACATCGAAAACTGCTAGAAGATATTTGCTTGCGAGAGCGTTGTCCAATTAGTTTCATTGGCGTTGTTAGTGGAAATGGCAGAGTGACACTAATTGAGAGTGAAGCTCAGTTTGAACGTGCTTTGGAATTTGCTGATGATCTTAGTTCATTCGGCTCGATTCCGTTTGATCTAGAGTTAAAGCATGTACTTGGAGAAATGCCGAAACGAGAATATAAATTGGAGCGTTCCCCAGCAATGCTGAAGCCTTTGTCGTTAAGCCGGGATTTTAATAAAGATGAATGCTTGGAGCGCGTTCTAAGCCATCTTGCAGTAGGTAGCAAACGATTTCTTACTAACAAGGTTGATCGGTGTGTAACCGGGCTTGTTGCGCAGCAACAGTGCGTGGGTCCCTTGCATACCCCCTTAGCCGACTACGGTTTAACCGCAATTTCTTACTTTAGTAATGAAGGCATAGCAACTTCGATAGGCACCCAACCTATAAAAGGCATTTTAAGCGCATCTGCCATGGCGCGTATGTGCGTAGCAGAGGCACTATCTAATTTGGTGTTTGTAAAAATTACCGAGTTGGCAGATGTAAAATGCTCTGGAAATTGGATGTGGGCTGCTAAATTATCCGGAGAAGGCGCTCGTTTATATGACGCTTGCAAGGAAATGTGTCAGATAATGCAAGAACTGCACATTGCAGTGGACGGAGGAAAGGATTCCCTTTCCATGGCTGCAAAAGTAAACGATAAAACTGTAAAATCGCCAGGTACCCTTGTGATTTCCACTTATGCACCGTGCCCAGATATTACCGTGAAGGTTACGCCAGATTTAAAAGGACCTGCACTTGGTGAACAAACAGCGCTGGTGTGGATCAACATTGAAAACAAGTTTCGTCTGGGTGGATCTGCACTGGCTCAAGCGTATTTGCAGCAAGGTGACGAGTGCCCGACAGTGTTGCGAAGTGATATTCTTGAGAAAGCATTTACCATTACCCAAAATTTATTGCAGCAACGCAAGCTCCTGGCTGGCCATGATATCAGTGACGGAGGTCTCTTAATATGTTTATTAGAAATGGCATTTGGAGGTTTAAGTGGAATTCAAATTCAGTTAAGCAATGTAATGAACCAATTGAAGGATGCTCATATCGATAAAGCCGCTGAAATGATTGGTAAACCGGAATTGGCTGTCCTATATGCTGAGGAGTGCGGGTGGGTTATTGAGGTTCCAATGAATCTGCTGCCTGAAGTTCAAGCTGCTTATACTAACGGTGGGGTCCCAAACTACTATCTGGGAGTAACATCTGGACATGGTCTAAAATCCAACATATGCATTAAAAATCATTCCGAAATAATACTTGAAGGAGATATTaaaacacttttgaaaaaatgggaaaGAACCAGCTTTGAAATAGAAAAGCTGCAAGCTAACCCAGACTGTGCTTTGGAAGAGTACAATTCGTTGGATTATCGTTCTGCTCCAAAATATTATTGCAGTCTTGACTTGAATGCGGAAATCATTGCATGCCGGGCAACCAAAATTGTCACAGTTGCTGTAATTCGTGAAGAAGGTGTAAACAGTGACCGAGAAATGATGGCATCTTTAATAAAAGCTAATTTCGAGGTTCACGATGTAACCATGTCGGATTTACTGAGTGGTAAGTAATTTTCCTCAATCTAGTTTATTTGTATAGGTTTGTAAATTTCGTAAGGTTGAATTGAAACAAAGGAGGAACGATGTATCAAAAAGTCGGATGTATCAGTTGCATCAAAGATTTCGTGTCGGACTGTATCTGCCGATGTTTTGACATTCTATTAATAtgtgctttgtttttgcttacatcctttgttgttgttaca harbors:
- the LOC129249372 gene encoding phosphoribosylformylglycinamidine synthase gives rise to the protein MPILRYYSTHTWSDPCKLRILAQLTQISGDISSVEVERCYHVESTIPIKTDTQEDYLLRWLLKEPHAEISSLQNKSFFVSQPQAWLIEIGPRFNFSTAFSTNCVNICRNVGLSHVNRLEMSIRYLVRLNSIQVLTEKLRSQIVDLFGDRMTECEYTSENLPINSFNEQLPKCDKPWYHVPILSVGRQALEKVNSELGLAFSEWDMDYYAHLFKEVLKRDPTTVELFDCAQSNSEHSRHWFFRGKMIVDGEEKPESLIKMIMNTQNHTNANNTIKFSDNSSAIRGFIHKSIRPKKCDMPSCVHLVTTESDLIFTAETHNMPTAVAPFSGATTGTGGRLRDVQGVGRGGVPIAGTAGYCVGCLNIPGYAQPYEQKSFGYPASFAKPLKILIEASNGASDYGNKFGEPVIAGFAISYGLEDCCGERQEYVKPIMFSGGMGIMDSTMRQKLDPEKGMLLVKIGGPVYRIGVGGGAASSVEVQGSSSSDLDFNAVQRGDAEMENKLNRVVRACIEMGEDNPILAIHDQGAGGNGNVLKELVEPGFAGAIIFSKEFQLGDPTINALELWGAEYQENNALICKPEHRKLLEDICLRERCPISFIGVVSGNGRVTLIESEAQFERALEFADDLSSFGSIPFDLELKHVLGEMPKREYKLERSPAMLKPLSLSRDFNKDECLERVLSHLAVGSKRFLTNKVDRCVTGLVAQQQCVGPLHTPLADYGLTAISYFSNEGIATSIGTQPIKGILSASAMARMCVAEALSNLVFVKITELADVKCSGNWMWAAKLSGEGARLYDACKEMCQIMQELHIAVDGGKDSLSMAAKVNDKTVKSPGTLVISTYAPCPDITVKVTPDLKGPALGEQTALVWINIENKFRLGGSALAQAYLQQGDECPTVLRSDILEKAFTITQNLLQQRKLLAGHDISDGGLLICLLEMAFGGLSGIQIQLSNVMNQLKDAHIDKAAEMIGKPELAVLYAEECGWVIEVPMNLLPEVQAAYTNGGVPNYYLGVTSGHGLKSNICIKNHSEIILEGDIKTLLKKWERTSFEIEKLQANPDCALEEYNSLDYRSAPKYYCSLDLNAEIIACRATKIVTVAVIREEGVNSDREMMASLIKANFEVHDVTMSDLLSGKTTLDRYRGIVFPGGFSYADTLGSAKGWAANIMFSDLLAPQFQAFKRRNDTFSLGVCNGCQLMGLIGWVGLDDSSNKQVIDVPDVAVLHNKSERFECRWATIRVENSNSMMLHKLKGSILGCWISHGEGRFSFRTNKVVDSLKSKRCVAISYANDDGKPTGLYPLNPNGSVDGIAGLCSEDGRHLALMPHPERCSSMFQWPYVPADFKVNSKESPWQIMFNTAYDWCTKA